The following coding sequences lie in one Pontibacter sp. G13 genomic window:
- a CDS encoding DUF4097 family beta strand repeat-containing protein, which yields MILRLLLVVWMSGWVCSLSALAQTTKRIHESFPLHAHGTVTLNGKYGNLHIESWDSDQVEIDVNMEVEGKDPYHVAYLLDHLEISFDHQADRLVMQADLPSIKAWRTSLEGTETVEEIEFAKGGPTVKVSKLDISYHIKVPRNSHLKTDFKYAHLFLESLDGTSDLRVSFGQIQARNLPEEAYVFLRHAKGMFSQVADADIVAAYSDLTVRRAGSINLQSDHSDVRIDNALNLTSESHYNDMALGSIAKASLIEHNSHVEIRELGNTGAFDMMYGDLMVQQVGAEFSSLKLNGTYSDMELTIDQEASYALDLSAEDSEVRVPNDMKIAQMDDKAGIQSLQGTVGQGGTARVEISSKRGNLVLN from the coding sequence ATGATCCTCAGACTGCTCTTGGTAGTGTGGATGTCTGGTTGGGTGTGCAGCCTGTCTGCGTTGGCCCAAACCACCAAGCGTATCCATGAGTCTTTTCCCCTTCATGCCCACGGTACTGTCACCCTCAATGGGAAATATGGCAACCTACACATTGAAAGCTGGGATTCTGACCAAGTGGAAATCGATGTGAACATGGAAGTTGAGGGGAAGGACCCCTACCATGTAGCGTATTTGTTGGATCATCTGGAGATATCATTCGATCACCAAGCAGATCGGCTTGTCATGCAAGCCGATCTGCCTTCCATCAAGGCTTGGCGAACCTCTCTAGAAGGAACCGAAACTGTGGAAGAAATCGAATTTGCCAAGGGAGGACCTACCGTCAAAGTCTCCAAGCTCGATATCTCATATCACATCAAGGTCCCCCGAAATAGCCATCTCAAAACGGATTTCAAGTACGCCCACCTCTTTTTGGAATCTCTGGATGGTACCTCAGACCTGCGCGTTTCATTCGGCCAAATTCAGGCGCGCAACCTCCCCGAAGAAGCCTATGTCTTTCTGCGGCATGCCAAAGGCATGTTTTCTCAAGTCGCAGACGCGGACATCGTGGCTGCCTATTCAGATCTGACCGTGAGGAGAGCGGGTTCTATCAACCTCCAATCCGACCATTCGGACGTTCGGATCGACAACGCCCTAAACTTGACTTCCGAAAGCCATTACAATGATATGGCCTTGGGGTCCATTGCCAAAGCATCCTTGATTGAACACAATTCTCACGTCGAAATTCGAGAGTTGGGCAATACGGGAGCTTTTGACATGATGTATGGAGACTTGATGGTCCAGCAAGTGGGAGCGGAATTCTCTTCGCTCAAACTGAATGGTACTTACAGCGACATGGAACTGACGATTGATCAAGAGGCATCTTATGCCTTGGATCTCAGTGCAGAAGACTCCGAAGTCCGAGTTCCCAACGACATGAAGATTGCGCAAATGGACGACAAGGCAGGTATTCAGTCCCTCCAAGGGACAGTTGGCCAAGGCGGAACTGCCCGAGTGGAGATCTCCAGTAAGCGTGGCAATTTGGTGTTGAACTAG
- a CDS encoding glutamine--tRNA ligase/YqeY domain fusion protein: MSHEADSPSMNFLEAIIDEDLKKGTLTDGVVTRFPPEPNGYLHIGHAKSICLNFGLGQTFGGRTHLRFDDTNPATEDTEYVEAIQQDIKWLGFDWGDHLHFASDYFEQLYDYACDLIKAGKAYVDDSTLEEIRSMRGVPTSPGQESPFRSRSAEENLDLFQRMRNGEFEEGSKVLRAKIDMSSPNMHMRDPIMYRILKKHHHRTGDKWSIYPMYDWAHGQSDAIEGISHSICTLEFEVHRPLYEWFLDQLPTFPQRPRQYEFARLNLSYTVTSKRKLNELVTSGIVNGWDDPRMPTIAGMRRRGYTAKAIRNFSERVGVARRENVIDLSLLEFSVREDLNKTTHRVMAVLDPLKVTITNYPEGQTEDLMLENTPEDPEAGSRAVPFSRNILIEHGDFMENPPRKFFRLGVGREVRLKGAYIIKCEDVVKNEAGEIVELLCTYDPNSKSGADTSGKKVKGTLHWVSEDHAIKAEVRQYDRLFKDEDPAGHKEQDFKEFLNENSLTVLEHAYLEPSLKEAKPGERFQFMRKGYYCVDLDSTPEKQIFNLTVTLKDSWAKMQKK, translated from the coding sequence ATGAGTCACGAAGCAGATAGCCCCTCCATGAATTTTTTGGAGGCCATCATTGATGAAGATTTGAAAAAAGGAACGTTGACCGACGGCGTGGTCACTCGATTCCCGCCTGAACCCAATGGTTATTTGCACATTGGGCATGCCAAATCCATCTGCCTGAATTTCGGTCTCGGCCAGACATTTGGGGGCCGGACCCATCTCAGATTTGACGACACGAATCCAGCCACGGAGGATACGGAGTACGTCGAGGCGATCCAGCAAGACATCAAATGGTTGGGGTTTGATTGGGGAGACCATCTCCACTTCGCTTCCGACTACTTCGAACAACTGTATGATTATGCATGCGACCTCATCAAGGCTGGAAAGGCCTATGTGGATGATTCCACGCTAGAGGAAATTCGGAGTATGCGCGGAGTTCCCACTTCGCCCGGACAAGAGAGCCCGTTTAGATCTCGATCCGCGGAAGAAAACTTGGACCTCTTCCAGAGAATGCGCAATGGAGAGTTTGAGGAAGGTTCGAAGGTCCTGAGGGCCAAAATCGACATGTCTTCTCCGAACATGCATATGCGAGATCCGATCATGTACCGGATCTTGAAAAAGCATCACCACCGCACTGGTGATAAGTGGTCCATCTACCCGATGTACGACTGGGCCCATGGACAAAGTGATGCCATTGAGGGCATTTCCCACTCCATCTGTACCTTGGAATTCGAGGTACACAGACCCCTCTATGAGTGGTTTTTGGATCAATTGCCTACGTTCCCGCAACGTCCGAGACAATATGAATTTGCTCGTCTCAACCTCAGTTATACCGTTACCAGTAAGCGTAAGCTGAATGAGTTGGTGACTTCGGGAATCGTCAATGGATGGGATGATCCTCGGATGCCTACCATTGCCGGCATGAGGAGACGTGGATATACTGCCAAGGCTATTCGCAATTTTTCAGAGCGAGTAGGAGTGGCACGTCGTGAGAATGTGATCGATTTGTCCTTGTTGGAGTTCTCGGTCCGTGAAGATCTCAACAAGACCACACATCGGGTCATGGCCGTATTGGACCCTTTGAAGGTTACCATCACCAACTATCCGGAAGGTCAAACGGAGGACCTCATGTTGGAGAATACCCCAGAAGATCCAGAAGCGGGAAGCCGTGCAGTCCCATTCTCTAGAAATATCCTGATTGAACATGGAGATTTTATGGAAAATCCCCCTCGTAAATTCTTCCGATTGGGAGTTGGTCGCGAGGTCAGATTGAAGGGAGCCTACATCATCAAATGTGAAGATGTAGTGAAAAATGAGGCAGGTGAAATTGTCGAACTCCTCTGTACGTATGATCCCAATTCCAAAAGTGGCGCCGACACCTCCGGAAAGAAGGTGAAAGGGACGCTCCACTGGGTATCCGAAGATCATGCCATCAAAGCAGAGGTGCGTCAGTACGATCGCTTGTTCAAGGATGAAGATCCAGCGGGACACAAGGAACAAGATTTCAAGGAATTCCTGAATGAGAACTCTTTGACTGTCTTGGAGCATGCGTATTTGGAGCCAAGCCTGAAGGAAGCCAAACCGGGTGAGCGATTCCAGTTTATGCGTAAAGGCTACTATTGTGTAGATCTGGATTCCACGCCTGAAAAACAAATCTTCAATTTGACGGTAACATTGAAAGATTCTTGGGCTAAAATGCAGAAGAAGTAA
- a CDS encoding alkaline phosphatase — protein MVSFSFLFAIDTMGDCLLRNMKISSVGIWCLGFCLLLGCAGSRSGAGNPRAKGIGDRPRNLILMIGDGMGLSQITYAHMALNRTLAVETFPVTGLIRTPSASDDVTDSGAAATAYATGYKTYNGAIGVDVDTVPRPTILEDAHAAGLKTGLVVTVELVHATPAAFYAHQYTRRYSERIADDLTQADVDLLIGGGIQYFLERRDQRNLLKVMKERQYMVRSGDFRTDFYIAPDDKLLYFTAKDRPATRELGREYLPEATDYACRFLRDRGKKGFFMMVEGSQIDLAGHSNNLPLLLSEMDDFDQAVAKALEFAKSDGKTLVIVTGDHETGGLALKTGREPGSIDPSFASGNHTATMIPVFAYGPGASNFAGVYENTDLYLKMMQALDLESSDQADP, from the coding sequence ATGGTTTCCTTCTCCTTTTTGTTTGCAATTGATACAATGGGGGATTGCCTCCTAAGAAATATGAAGATATCCAGCGTAGGCATTTGGTGTCTGGGATTTTGTCTATTGCTTGGCTGTGCGGGCTCGCGGAGCGGAGCAGGGAACCCACGGGCCAAGGGAATAGGCGATCGTCCCCGTAACCTGATTTTGATGATCGGAGATGGTATGGGTCTCTCCCAAATCACCTATGCTCATATGGCTCTAAATCGAACCCTCGCTGTGGAAACCTTCCCTGTGACGGGATTGATACGGACTCCTTCGGCAAGTGATGATGTCACGGATTCAGGGGCTGCTGCCACGGCCTATGCCACTGGCTACAAAACCTACAATGGAGCTATCGGGGTAGATGTCGATACGGTGCCCCGACCCACCATTCTGGAAGATGCCCATGCTGCTGGCTTGAAGACGGGACTGGTGGTCACTGTGGAATTGGTTCATGCAACCCCCGCAGCCTTTTATGCACACCAATACACGCGTCGATATTCGGAGCGAATTGCAGATGATTTGACCCAGGCAGATGTGGACCTTTTGATCGGAGGAGGTATTCAATATTTTCTGGAACGGAGGGATCAGCGTAATCTCCTCAAGGTCATGAAAGAGCGTCAATATATGGTCAGATCTGGAGATTTTCGGACAGACTTCTATATCGCTCCAGATGACAAATTGCTGTATTTTACCGCCAAAGATCGGCCTGCCACCCGTGAGTTGGGTCGGGAATATCTGCCAGAAGCGACCGATTATGCATGTCGATTTTTGAGAGATCGAGGCAAGAAGGGGTTCTTCATGATGGTGGAGGGATCTCAGATAGACTTGGCGGGACATTCCAATAATTTACCCCTCCTGCTTTCCGAGATGGATGACTTCGACCAAGCGGTAGCCAAGGCATTGGAGTTTGCCAAATCTGATGGCAAGACATTGGTCATCGTCACTGGGGATCACGAGACAGGCGGATTGGCCCTCAAAACGGGGCGCGAACCCGGGTCGATTGATCCGAGTTTTGCCTCTGGTAACCATACCGCTACGATGATTCCGGTGTTTGCCTATGGTCCAGGCGCTTCGAATTTTGCCGGAGTCTACGAAAATACCGATCTTTATTTAAAGATGATGCAGGCGTTGGATCTTGAGTCCAGCGATCAGGCCGATCCCTAA
- a CDS encoding RNA polymerase sigma factor, translated as MSTTYVHIHQDLIEGCKRGERLAQNKVYKLYNRAMFNICMRMLGDEAAAEDALQESFVNAFRKIHSFEGRSTFGAWLKRIVINKCLSQINKRKLYTEPLNDNLAAHQQEEEESDSPIGQLTSETIHSAIQKLPEGCRVIFTLYLLEGYDHQEIADILGVTVSTSKSQYHRAKKLLRQHLSTQIVN; from the coding sequence TTGAGCACGACATACGTACATATCCATCAGGACTTGATTGAAGGTTGCAAGCGAGGAGAACGTCTTGCGCAGAACAAGGTGTACAAATTGTACAACCGAGCCATGTTCAACATCTGTATGCGGATGCTGGGCGATGAGGCGGCTGCAGAAGATGCCTTGCAGGAATCTTTTGTCAATGCATTTCGGAAGATCCACTCTTTTGAGGGCCGATCGACGTTTGGGGCTTGGCTCAAACGGATTGTCATCAACAAGTGTCTCAGTCAGATCAACAAGCGAAAACTCTACACAGAGCCGCTTAATGACAACTTGGCTGCACACCAGCAAGAGGAGGAAGAATCCGACAGCCCAATCGGGCAGTTGACGAGTGAGACGATACATTCGGCCATTCAGAAACTTCCCGAAGGATGCCGGGTCATATTTACCCTTTATTTGTTAGAGGGATATGACCACCAAGAAATCGCGGATATCTTGGGAGTCACCGTATCGACTTCCAAATCCCAGTATCACAGGGCCAAGAAGCTGCTTCGTCAGCACTTGTCGACCCAAATTGTGAATTGA
- a CDS encoding NAD(P)/FAD-dependent oxidoreductase — MFQSFKKKFKVRDHYDVIVVGSGLGGMTTAALMAREGKSVLILERHYTVGGYTHVFKRPGYEWDVGIHYVGEMNRKHALTRKLFDYVTDNQLEWADMGDVYDRVVIGDQTFDFVKGVSAWKAQMKAYFPEDQSAIDAYVDLIFQTTSASRTYFLDKGLPNLAHKVAGTFLRKGFKKFYDRTTLDVLQSITDNPLLIKVLAGQYGDYGLPPGESSFAMHAVLVKHYFQGGFFPVGGSSRIAETILPVVNAAGGTCLVNAEVAEIVIEGQKATGVRMKNGQIFTADKIVSGIGVPNTYRKLLPQDLVGKLGLDQQLALMKPSVAHACLYIGLNGSPEELNLPKANYWIYPEKGSHDECVAAYKRDIQAPFPVVYISFPSAKDPDWSNRYPGKSTIDIITLMPYEVFDKWEELPWKKRGEAYEALKESVSQRLLEVLYQQEPQLKGKVDIYELSTPLTTKHFVNYDRGEIYGIEHTPARFDWEFLRPKTPIKSLYLTGQDIVTVGVGGALASGLLTAGAMLGKNLMSKVMKWENGA, encoded by the coding sequence ATGTTCCAATCCTTTAAGAAGAAATTCAAGGTCCGGGATCACTATGACGTCATTGTTGTAGGAAGCGGACTCGGTGGAATGACCACCGCTGCCCTGATGGCTCGTGAAGGCAAATCGGTGCTCATACTCGAAAGGCACTACACGGTCGGCGGATATACCCATGTCTTCAAGCGACCGGGCTACGAATGGGATGTCGGCATTCACTATGTCGGCGAGATGAATCGCAAGCATGCGCTCACCCGCAAATTATTCGATTATGTCACAGACAATCAGCTCGAATGGGCGGATATGGGCGATGTATATGATCGGGTTGTCATTGGAGACCAGACGTTTGATTTCGTCAAGGGCGTATCGGCTTGGAAGGCGCAAATGAAAGCCTATTTTCCTGAAGATCAGTCAGCAATCGATGCTTACGTCGATTTGATCTTCCAGACTACCAGTGCGAGTAGAACCTATTTTTTGGATAAGGGGCTTCCCAATCTGGCTCACAAGGTGGCAGGGACATTCCTTCGTAAGGGTTTCAAGAAATTCTATGACCGGACGACGCTTGATGTGCTCCAGTCGATCACTGACAATCCTTTGTTGATCAAGGTGCTTGCTGGTCAATATGGCGACTATGGCCTACCCCCAGGGGAGAGTTCTTTTGCGATGCATGCCGTTTTGGTGAAGCACTATTTCCAAGGAGGCTTCTTCCCCGTCGGCGGTTCTTCACGGATTGCAGAAACCATCCTGCCTGTGGTCAATGCCGCTGGAGGAACCTGCCTAGTCAATGCAGAAGTGGCGGAAATTGTCATCGAAGGACAGAAGGCAACGGGAGTCAGAATGAAGAATGGCCAAATATTCACGGCTGATAAGATCGTCTCGGGCATTGGCGTACCCAATACCTACCGTAAGTTGCTACCGCAGGATTTGGTCGGAAAACTGGGATTGGATCAGCAATTGGCCCTCATGAAACCCTCGGTGGCCCATGCCTGCCTCTACATCGGATTGAATGGATCGCCGGAGGAACTAAATCTGCCTAAAGCCAACTACTGGATTTACCCTGAAAAAGGTTCTCATGACGAATGTGTAGCTGCCTACAAGCGAGATATCCAAGCGCCATTTCCGGTCGTGTATATTTCTTTTCCTTCGGCTAAGGACCCGGATTGGTCCAACCGATACCCGGGAAAGAGTACGATCGATATCATCACCCTCATGCCTTATGAGGTGTTTGACAAATGGGAGGAACTTCCGTGGAAAAAACGTGGTGAGGCATACGAGGCGCTGAAGGAGTCTGTATCCCAGCGACTGTTGGAGGTGTTGTACCAGCAGGAACCTCAGCTGAAAGGCAAGGTGGATATTTATGAGTTGTCCACCCCCTTGACAACGAAGCATTTTGTCAACTACGATCGCGGGGAAATCTACGGAATTGAGCATACTCCCGCCCGTTTTGATTGGGAGTTTCTCAGACCTAAGACACCAATCAAATCCCTCTATCTGACTGGGCAGGACATCGTCACGGTGGGAGTGGGAGGAGCGTTGGCCTCAGGACTTTTGACTGCGGGAGCCATGCTTGGGAAAAATCTCATGAGTAAGGTGATGAAGTGGGAAAATGGAGCTTGA
- a CDS encoding methyltransferase domain-containing protein: MNPSFWNGRFSSTEYAYGTEPNVFLKEQIERLEPGKILFPAEGEGRNAVFAASLGWDVTAFDFSIAAKAKALMLAARKGVHIEYLTGTFESLGLADEMYDCVAICWAHLPPGFRPIFHQFAQNVLKEDGVIIIEGFAKDQLGRYSGGPKHPDMLFSVEELQEDFEDLGEFTVDEKLVILSEGTYHQGEAAVVRLVGKKCSC, translated from the coding sequence ATGAATCCATCATTCTGGAACGGTCGGTTTTCCTCAACCGAATATGCGTATGGTACCGAGCCCAACGTCTTTCTGAAAGAGCAGATTGAACGATTGGAACCCGGCAAGATTTTGTTTCCCGCCGAAGGAGAAGGGAGAAATGCTGTATTCGCGGCATCTCTGGGCTGGGACGTAACCGCTTTTGACTTTAGCATCGCAGCCAAAGCCAAAGCCCTGATGCTCGCGGCTCGGAAAGGGGTTCACATCGAATATCTGACGGGGACCTTTGAGTCCTTGGGATTGGCCGATGAGATGTATGATTGCGTGGCGATCTGTTGGGCCCACCTCCCGCCCGGATTCCGTCCCATTTTCCATCAATTTGCCCAAAATGTCCTCAAAGAAGATGGAGTCATCATCATCGAAGGCTTTGCCAAGGACCAATTGGGACGCTACTCAGGGGGCCCCAAACATCCCGATATGCTTTTCAGTGTGGAGGAACTTCAGGAAGATTTTGAAGACCTTGGCGAATTTACGGTAGATGAAAAGCTGGTCATCTTGAGTGAGGGTACCTATCATCAAGGCGAAGCCGCGGTCGTCCGTTTGGTTGGCAAAAAGTGCTCTTGCTGA
- a CDS encoding ankyrin repeat domain-containing protein → MTKAYYLSLARELYTLFQRQELLLQTDKTEIWADAGSPLRALLRRFLPANFKIGRGHIWTTEQVSPFLDVIVYETNAQLLYQEGDLVIVPRSSVVAILGGVGRLDDEIHLSSIIREFSKIASFAHGEQICFTGLVAYKSKVKNFKQVLQDLQSLSNNHPAATLTHVSLGSSIFYRIQDFGSQYTGSPVKWQAYNTSESTGLLAAACIIKSLIQYLTSRTAQVMIGGEAMDDGLMPGTKPVGNGVAKSNGKGSKPQKSIKREPTADSAPKSVTRPEQLNHPAQKHANQQIPVKQSTPVQQPPKTKRIVKQPAKPMAKSASQVDLHAAVKSGKAQVVSSAIATSQNLEVKDKHGNSPLHAAVKSGNAKVVRQLLDAGSDVNSRNYVYDAPLHVAVEQGNSEVVQMLIKGGAEVEARNNRAYTPLHKAAMNGNIQAVRMLLDHYADIHACMEKDLQPLHVASWYGQSDVAELLIRRGASINAVNIDGNTPLHFAAFNGQVKLIKLLINHKANTAILNKSGESYLQGVNEGYQGEMIRVFE, encoded by the coding sequence ATGACAAAAGCCTACTATTTATCGTTGGCTCGCGAGTTATACACCTTGTTTCAGCGACAGGAACTGCTCCTCCAGACGGACAAGACAGAGATCTGGGCTGATGCAGGCTCCCCCCTTCGGGCACTGTTGCGACGATTCCTCCCTGCGAATTTCAAGATCGGAAGGGGGCACATCTGGACCACCGAGCAGGTTTCCCCGTTTTTGGATGTAATCGTCTATGAGACCAATGCGCAACTTCTGTATCAAGAGGGTGATTTGGTGATCGTACCGAGGTCATCCGTAGTGGCGATTTTGGGAGGAGTAGGGCGTTTGGACGATGAAATTCATCTTTCCAGTATCATCCGGGAATTCTCCAAGATCGCCAGTTTTGCACATGGCGAACAGATTTGTTTCACGGGATTGGTGGCTTATAAATCGAAGGTCAAAAACTTCAAGCAGGTTCTACAGGATTTGCAGAGTTTGTCCAACAATCATCCTGCAGCTACGCTAACCCATGTTTCCTTGGGTTCATCCATTTTTTACCGCATTCAGGATTTTGGTTCGCAGTACACCGGAAGTCCCGTAAAATGGCAGGCTTATAATACCTCCGAATCTACGGGCCTACTGGCTGCTGCCTGTATCATCAAGAGCTTGATTCAGTATCTCACCAGTCGTACTGCTCAAGTGATGATCGGTGGAGAGGCTATGGATGATGGACTCATGCCGGGTACCAAACCCGTCGGCAATGGAGTGGCCAAATCCAATGGCAAGGGAAGCAAGCCGCAAAAATCTATCAAGAGAGAGCCCACAGCCGATTCTGCGCCTAAATCTGTCACGCGGCCTGAGCAATTGAATCATCCCGCTCAAAAGCACGCCAACCAGCAGATTCCCGTCAAGCAGTCGACTCCCGTTCAGCAGCCTCCGAAAACCAAACGGATCGTCAAGCAGCCTGCCAAACCGATGGCAAAATCCGCTAGTCAAGTGGATTTACATGCAGCCGTGAAGTCAGGGAAAGCACAAGTCGTTTCATCTGCGATCGCCACTTCGCAAAATCTTGAGGTCAAGGATAAGCACGGAAATTCTCCCTTGCATGCCGCTGTAAAATCTGGCAATGCCAAAGTGGTCCGCCAATTATTGGATGCAGGTTCAGATGTCAATTCCCGAAACTATGTCTACGATGCTCCTTTGCATGTAGCTGTGGAGCAGGGCAATAGTGAGGTCGTGCAAATGCTCATCAAGGGTGGAGCCGAGGTGGAGGCCAGAAACAATCGCGCCTATACGCCACTCCACAAGGCTGCGATGAATGGGAATATTCAGGCGGTGCGAATGCTGTTGGATCATTATGCAGATATCCACGCCTGCATGGAGAAGGATCTTCAACCGCTCCACGTGGCTTCTTGGTACGGTCAATCCGATGTGGCAGAGTTGCTGATTCGCCGTGGAGCGAGCATCAATGCGGTCAATATCGATGGCAATACCCCCCTTCATTTCGCAGCATTTAACGGTCAGGTGAAGCTTATTAAGCTGCTAATCAACCATAAAGCCAACACCGCAATTTTGAACAAATCAGGTGAAAGTTACCTGCAGGGAGTGAATGAGGGATATCAAGGAGAAATGATTCGAGTATTCGAATAA
- a CDS encoding head GIN domain-containing protein, with protein MKSYLQLLLVACIMCGAQAIMGQNIRGNGNVVEEARELSAFHGISVGGAYDVYVKKGSRYAVLIKADENIIPVVETKVKDQVLHIRNSKGINKAKELSVYITTPDLTFLQASGASDVEVLDVYEAETFKVVSSGASDLSFGVNAYKLDVTVSGSSDLKVSGNAKHLALSVSGSGDFHGKNLTASEGKVRVSGSGDAHVHVTEQIEASVSGSGDVYCVGNPRVSGISTSGSGDIHFND; from the coding sequence ATGAAATCCTATCTACAACTTCTGTTGGTAGCCTGCATCATGTGCGGCGCTCAAGCAATCATGGGGCAGAATATCCGTGGCAATGGAAATGTCGTGGAAGAAGCTCGGGAACTGAGCGCCTTTCATGGAATCTCCGTTGGAGGTGCCTATGATGTCTATGTCAAGAAAGGTTCGAGATACGCGGTCTTGATCAAGGCTGATGAAAACATCATCCCAGTCGTGGAGACCAAAGTCAAAGACCAAGTTTTGCATATCCGCAACAGCAAGGGAATTAATAAAGCCAAAGAGCTCTCCGTGTATATCACCACTCCTGATCTCACTTTTCTCCAAGCCTCTGGTGCTTCGGATGTGGAAGTGTTGGATGTCTACGAAGCTGAAACCTTCAAAGTCGTTTCCAGCGGAGCTTCAGACCTTTCTTTTGGGGTCAATGCCTACAAATTGGACGTGACGGTATCGGGATCTTCAGATCTGAAAGTCTCTGGAAATGCCAAGCATCTTGCCCTTTCTGTAAGTGGATCTGGAGATTTTCATGGAAAAAACCTCACCGCTAGCGAAGGCAAAGTTCGCGTTTCTGGAAGTGGCGATGCCCATGTGCACGTTACCGAGCAAATCGAGGCCAGTGTGAGTGGATCTGGGGACGTATACTGTGTGGGAAATCCAAGAGTATCTGGAATCTCAACCAGCGGATCTGGAGATATTCACTTCAACGACTAG
- a CDS encoding outer membrane beta-barrel protein: protein MPMNIMVRHFFLLLMISTLSFSQARGQAAILAMIFGDKVASENFYLSLEIGGNLADIPPFPRSKRLVAVNFGLGINIKLKDKWYIVPQFLPLQPKGYRYEGSLESGVFELDSLYSNVDIKRTISYIDVPLYLYYRPYRRWGIGVGPKIGFMTNASDYYESELANLEVFVKDEVNSVDFGIAIDIALELIAARKGKGLYLHFNYYQGFTQVQKFLPGQNSVIGISASFPFITDELAEDRLRNR, encoded by the coding sequence ATGCCTATGAATATCATGGTTCGCCATTTCTTCCTGCTGTTGATGATATCAACCCTGAGTTTTTCCCAAGCTCGTGGACAAGCCGCGATTTTGGCGATGATCTTTGGGGATAAGGTCGCTTCGGAGAATTTTTACCTGAGCCTGGAGATCGGAGGCAATTTGGCGGACATCCCTCCTTTTCCTCGATCCAAGCGATTGGTTGCCGTCAATTTCGGTCTCGGAATCAATATCAAACTCAAGGACAAGTGGTACATTGTCCCGCAATTTTTGCCCCTTCAACCCAAAGGGTACAGATATGAAGGATCGCTGGAGTCTGGCGTATTCGAGCTGGATAGCCTGTACAGCAATGTGGATATCAAGCGGACCATTTCCTATATCGATGTACCGCTGTATTTGTATTATCGACCTTACCGTAGGTGGGGAATTGGCGTGGGACCCAAGATTGGCTTTATGACCAATGCCTCTGATTACTATGAAAGTGAATTGGCCAATTTGGAGGTCTTCGTCAAGGATGAGGTGAATTCTGTAGACTTTGGAATTGCCATCGACATCGCCTTGGAATTGATTGCCGCTCGCAAAGGAAAAGGACTCTATCTCCACTTCAACTATTATCAGGGATTCACCCAAGTACAGAAATTCCTGCCGGGCCAGAACTCTGTGATCGGCATTAGTGCCAGCTTCCCATTTATTACAGATGAATTGGCTGAAGATCGCTTGAGGAATCGATAA